AAAAGAAAAAGAATAATAAGAACGAGAATAAGAATAAAAAAAAGAGGTGCAATTATAGTGAAAAAAGAAAAAAAAGATAACATTTTCAAAAAAAATTTGTTGCTAGTATTGATAATTATAGTAATAGGAATATTTCCCTTGTTATTTATAAAAGGAGCGGAATTTGGCGGTTCTGATGATAAGGGGGAAGAAATGATTCAAAAAATTAATCCAAATTACAAACCTTGGGCAAAAAATCTTTTTGAGTTGCCGGGAGGAGAAGTTGAAAGTCTTTTGTTTGCATTACAAGCTGCATTTGGAGCTGGAGTTGTTTGTTATGTGCTTGGATATTTGAGAGGGCGTAAAAAAGGTAGAGAAGAAGATGCTAATTGATAAAATTTCATATAGAAGTTTGTTAAAAGAGATAAATCCTGCAATAAAAATATTTTTTATGGTAATAACTTTAATATTTTTAATTGTTACTGATAAAAAAGAAGTTTTTCTATTTAATTTTGTTTTATTTAATATAATTATGCTATTTTTTGTAAAAGTAAAAGAATTGCTTTATTTATATGTTGTTCCAGCGTTTTTTATTTTTACGACAGCACTTTCGCTTTTATGGATAAAAAAAGATATGATAACATTTTTATTCCGCTCTTTTTCTTCAATTTGTGTGGTTTATGCTCTAATTTGTTCGACACCGATTTCAGATTTTGACTATGTTTTTGAGAAATTAAAATTTCCAAAAATTTTTCGAGAATTATTTTTATTAATTTATAAATTTATTTTTGTACTTTTTGATGTGAAAGATAAGTTATTAAATGCACAAAATTCGAGATTGGGATATGTAAATTACAAAAATAGTCTAAAATCTTTTTCAATGTTAGTTGCAGCAATATTTAGAAAAACAGCTTATTACAATGAAAATTCAGTAAAAGCTGTAAATTCAAGGTTGGGAAAAAATTTTATCTTTATTCATAAAAAATATAAAAAAGTTGGAAAAGAAATTTTTTTCGTAATTTTTGTATGTTTAATAAATTTGGTTATGGTGGTAGTATAATGTTAAAATTAGAAAGTATTTGCTTTTCGTATGAAAAACAAAATAAGATTTTAAAAAATATCTCTCTTGATATAAAAAAGGGGGCAAAAACGGTATTTCTGGGAGAAAATGGTTCGGGGAAATCGACACTATTTTTTTTGTTAAATGGGTTGTTAAAGCCAGACAGTGGCGAAATATATTTTAATGGGGAAAAATTAAAGTATAAAAAAAAAGATTTGGAAAATTTGAGAAAAAAAGTTGGAATTGTATTTCAAGATCCCGAAGTTCAGATTTTTGCGCCAACAGTTTATCAGGAAATGGCTTATGGGTTGCAAAATCTGAATTATTCAAATGAAAAAATTGAAGAAAAAATAAGTGAGATAAGTACTGATCTAAATATGAAAAAAATTTTAGAAAAACCTTGTCATCATTTGAGTTACGGACAAAAAAAAAGAGTGACAATAGCTTCAATTTTGGCAATGGAACCAGAAATTTTGGTACTGGATGAGCCGACGGCATGGCTTGATTTTAAAAATATAAAAAAAACATTAGAAATGATAGAAAATTTGTGTAAAAGAGGGAAGACGCTTGTGATTTCTACGCATGACATAGATTTTGCGTACGAAGTTGCGGATTATATTTATATTTTAAATGAAGGAAAAATTGTGAAGCATGGAACTCGTAATGAAATTTTTGAAGATTTTAAATTTTTGAAAAAATTGAATTTGGATGTTCCAAAAATATTGAAAGTAAAAGAATTTTTGAAACAGAAAAATATTGATATTTTAGAATATTATGAGTTTTTGGAAAAAAATTTTAAATAAATATTTCACAAATAAATAAGTTCTTGAATTTTTGTTAAAAGAAAATATGGTATAATATTATTAATAAATAATTTTATATAAAAAGTGAGTGATAATGATGAAGATGAAAAAAATTGAAAATTTAAGAATTTTTTTTCTTTTTTTGATTTTTCCTGTCTTTCTTTTTGGCGAGAGCATAAAAAATTATGATGTTTTCATAACAATTCAAAAAGATGGGATTTTGAATATTTCAGAAAATATAAATTACAACTTTGATGGAAGGCAAAAGCACGGAATTTATAGAAAAATACCTTTGAAGTTTGGTTCAGAAGTTGAGGTTTTTAATGTTTTAAAAAATGATAAAAAAGAAAATTTTGATATTTTTGATTAAAAATGCGGTCGCACACTCGTGACGCAAGGAATGAGTTAGACCGAGAAGTATAGTCAGCATATATAGAAATATGTATGTGGAGATAGCAACTAAAAAAAAGCTATCCAATACTACTCGAATTGCTGGGAACCCCTAAAGCTGGTATAACTACAACATAATACCTAAATAAATACAGTACAGATGTGAAAGTGGCGAAAGCAGAAAAAATATACTAGATGACATAAGGTTAAATCCTAAGTGTTAAGATAATGGGCAATCAGCAGCCAAGACCGAAAGGTAAGGTTCAACGACTATTCCTCCTGAGGGAAGTACACCAAAGCTGGTGGAAGTGGGTAGACCCAAACAGGTAGAGCTGTGGGATAAGATATAGTCTGTGCTTAATAGAAATATTAAGAAGTTCATAAGAGAACTGCATAGGTGGTAGCGTACTTATGTGAACGACAACCTCTAAAACGACTAAGTCGGTTTTTAGGTTCATATATTTAGAAAAATTTTACTTTTTCATTTACTTACAGTATAAAAAATAGTATACTTATGTATAAGTAAATGGAGGTGAAATCAAATGGAAAAAGCATACAAGTTCAGATTTTATCCAACTAAAACTCAAATAGAAAAGTTAAATTGTACTTTTGGTTGTGTTAGATATGTCTATAATCATTTTTTAGGTTTAAAACAAAAGCTGTATAATACAGAGAAAAAGTCTATGTCATATATGAGTGTAGTAAAGAATTAACAGTTTTAAAGAAAGATAAAGAATGGTTAAAAGATGTAGATAAATTTTCTTTACAAAATTCTTTAAAAGATTTAGATAAAGCCTATAAGAACTTTTTTAGTGGAAAGGGTTATCCAAAGTTTAAATCTAAGAAAGATAATAGAAAATCATACAGAACTAATTATACTAATAATAATATAGAGTTTTTAGATAAATGGATAAAAGTACCTAAGTTAGGAAAACTAAAAATAGGAGATAAGATGAAGCCGCAAGGAAGAATAATAAATGCAACAATAACACAAGCACCTAGCGGAAAATATTATGTATCTTTGTGTTGTACAGATGTAGAAGTAAAAAAACTAGAGAGCACAAATAAAAATGTTGGAATAGATTTAGGTATAAAGAACTTTGCGATTACCAGTGATGAAACCTTAATGGAGAATCCAAAATATTTACAGAAATCTTTGAAAAAACTAGCTTTATGCCAAAGAAAACTGTCACGAAAACCAAAGGGCAGTTCAAATAGAAATAAGGCTAGAATAAAAGTAGCGAAATGTTATGAAAAAGTAACAAATCAAAGAAAAGACTTTTTGCAGAAATTATCGACAGAACTGATAAGAAAATATGACATTATCTGTATGGAAGACTTGCAAGTAAAAAATATGGTAAGAAATCATAAATTAGCAAGAAATATTGTAGACGTATCATGGAGTGAATTTAGTAGAATACTGGAATATAAAGCGAAGTGGTATGGAAGAACAGTAGTAAGAGTGGATAAATTTTTTGCAAGTAGTCAAATGTGTAATTATTGTGGATATAAGAATGAAGAAGTAAAAGATTTAAGTGTAAGAGAATGGACTTGTACATTCTGTGGAGCTGTACATAATAGAGATATAAATGTAGCCAAAAACATACTAAAAGAAGGGCTAAGGATATTAAGAGAAAGTGCTTAAATATATAAATATATGAACCGTAGGAACTATGGGGATAGCTTGGTAAATTTAGTTGGCTAACAGAAGCAACTACTACCCAAGAACCTCGCGACTTCAGTCGTGAGAGGTTCAGGAAGCGGAATATAAAATAATAAAAATAGGAAAACAAGATGTTTTGCTTGAAAATGGAATTTACAATTATCAAATTGATTATAAAATGAAAAAAGCGATAACAGAATATGGAAATCAATATGAAATATACTTTAATGGAATTGGTCAAGAGTGGGGCGTTCCAATTGAAAAAGCAAATATTGTTATTAAAATGAAAAATGGAAACTTGTATGAAAATGGTGAAAATTCTAATTTTGAAGTTTACACTGGAAAAAAAGGGGAACGGAATCAAAATTTTGAGGCAAGAATGGAAAGTGGGAAAATTTTTATTTCAAATTTGACAAGATTGAATGAAAATGAAGGAATTAGTTTTATTATTCATTTGGATAAAAATAAATTTGATAAAAATATTTTAAATCAAATAAATAATGAAGCTCAAAGAAGTTTTGAAAAAGAAAGAAATGATTTTAAAAATTTAGCTTTAAGAGGAATTTCTTTAGTGATAGGATTTATAATTTTGATGGCTTTGAGTATTTATGTATGGGTTTATTATTTGAAAGCAAAAAATACAAAATATTTTGACGAAGAATTATCTCCAGTTGAAGTCGCTTATCTTTCTGGAAATGATAATTTGGAAAAATTGACAGAAGTCGCCATCTTGTCGTTGTTAAAAAAGAAATGTATTTCAATTAAAGAAAAAACAATGAAAATGATTTTTATCAGTGGAAAAGATGAATTGCCAGAAGAAGAGAAGATTATTTTGGAAGCTATAAGAAATAATTATCAAAAAGAAGATAAATTTTATGAAAAAAGTTTGGAAATGAAAAAAATGTTGGAGAAAAAATATCGAAATTTAAAAAAAGATTCTAAAAAATATTATTTTCCATTTTTTTTAGGAGTGATAATTTTAAGTATTTTGTTTTTTACAACAACATTTGAAAATTTAAGCATATATATTGGCTTTTTTATATTTTTTGCTGTAAGTTATTTTATTTCTTTAGACGAACTTTCATATTTTAGAATAATACCGATTTTTTTTATAGGAATTTTATTATTTAACGATATTTCAAAAAATATTTTATATATTTTGGAAATTATTTATTTTTGGGGATTATTTGAAGTTTTTAATTATATTTTTAAAAATAATTCTTCGATAAAAAAATGGATAGATGAGTTAAAAAAATATATAGAAGATAAAATTTTTAAAAATAGTTGGGAAATGGATAGATTTGAGAGAAGAAGAATTTATGATATTATTTTACCTTATTCAGTGGCTTTGCATCAAAACCGAAGAGTTTCACAGTGTTTTATAAAAGAATTTGGAGAAGAGGAATATAAAAATCAAAATGTAAATTTTTTCTCAAATAATTTAATCATTAATGAAGTTCAAAAAACTTTTGATGCCGTAAGGGTAAAATGGGGAAAAATTGCCAGTAAAAATAAAAGATTTGGCTCTGGCAGAAGTTTTGGCGGAAGTTCAGGTGGCGGCTTTGGCGGCGGTGGAGGCGGAAGCTGGTAAGATTATAAAAATTCATATGACAATAAAAAAATGGAATGATAGTGTTAAATTTCATAATTTTGGAAAATATTTTTGAAACGCTGAAATATTTAATGGCAATTATTACTGGACTTTGGATTTACTGGATTATTTCACATATTATAGGAACAGTAAAATTTTTGAAAAATGAAGATTATTCATATAAATTTTCAGCAAATATTTTGAAACCATAAAAATTGATATATTAATTATCGTATAAATTCCCGTTTTAAAAAAATTTTTTAAACGGGAGTTTTTTTGTAACATAAGTTACAGTATTATTTGAAAAAATGTTATAGAATATAAGTGGAGAGAAATCAACAGTTTTATACTATTTCCTATTCTTATTTCAGGATTTTAGTATAAAATTGATTTATTATTTGCTTTTTTGGAAAATATCATTATAACTTTTGATTTAAAATGCATTTTATAATAGTCAGATAAAAGATCTGATGTTATTAGATGCATTTTTTATTTTATCTTAATTTTATTATTTTGATGTTAAAAATATTCATGTAAAAAAAATATCTTGACAATCAAAGTATAAAATGTTAATATATTATTGTTATTAGGTCTTCCTAATTTTAAAATTAGGCTTAGCTAAAACCGAAAGGAGTTGAGATGAGTAGAAGTATAGAAGACTATTTAAAGGGAATATATACTTTGAAAAAAAAGAAGGAATATTCCAATAAAAAACTTGCAGAATATTTAAATATCTCTCCAGCTTCAGTCAGTGAAATGATAAAAAAGTTGGCAAACGATGATTATTTAACTATTGACAAAAAAACAGTAAAACTTACTGAAAAAGGGAACAGTTTTGCACTTGACATTATACGTAAACATAGGGTTTGGGAAGTATTTTTGTTTGAAAAATTGGGGTATAAAAAGGAAGAAGTTCATAAGGAAGCGGAAATTCTGGAACATGTAACTAGCAATAAACTTCTTCAAAAGCTGGAAAAATTCCTGTTTTATCCTAAGGAATGTCCGCACGGAAGCCCGATTTTCTATGATTTGGAAAACTTAGATGAGGAAAATATTATAAAATTATCTGAAGCTGAGGAAGATGATGAAATTGTTATACTAAGTGTGGAAGATAATATAGAATTATATGATTATCTAAGGGATTTAGATATAAATTTAAAGGAAAAATATATTGTAGAAAGAAAAGATCCGTTTAATGGACCGATATATTTGAAAAGTGAGCAAAATAATGGAAAAATAGTGGCTTTTAATGCAGCAGATATGATT
This genomic stretch from Leptotrichia sp. oral taxon 218 harbors:
- a CDS encoding energy-coupling factor ABC transporter substrate-binding protein, translated to MKKEKKDNIFKKNLLLVLIIIVIGIFPLLFIKGAEFGGSDDKGEEMIQKINPNYKPWAKNLFELPGGEVESLLFALQAAFGAGVVCYVLGYLRGRKKGREEDAN
- a CDS encoding CbiQ family ECF transporter T component, which encodes MLIDKISYRSLLKEINPAIKIFFMVITLIFLIVTDKKEVFLFNFVLFNIIMLFFVKVKELLYLYVVPAFFIFTTALSLLWIKKDMITFLFRSFSSICVVYALICSTPISDFDYVFEKLKFPKIFRELFLLIYKFIFVLFDVKDKLLNAQNSRLGYVNYKNSLKSFSMLVAAIFRKTAYYNENSVKAVNSRLGKNFIFIHKKYKKVGKEIFFVIFVCLINLVMVVV
- a CDS encoding energy-coupling factor ABC transporter ATP-binding protein, yielding MLKLESICFSYEKQNKILKNISLDIKKGAKTVFLGENGSGKSTLFFLLNGLLKPDSGEIYFNGEKLKYKKKDLENLRKKVGIVFQDPEVQIFAPTVYQEMAYGLQNLNYSNEKIEEKISEISTDLNMKKILEKPCHHLSYGQKKRVTIASILAMEPEILVLDEPTAWLDFKNIKKTLEMIENLCKRGKTLVISTHDIDFAYEVADYIYILNEGKIVKHGTRNEIFEDFKFLKKLNLDVPKILKVKEFLKQKNIDILEYYEFLEKNFK
- a CDS encoding DUF2207 domain-containing protein; translation: MMKMKKIENLRIFFLFLIFPVFLFGESIKNYDVFITIQKDGILNISENINYNFDGRQKHGIYRKIPLKFGSEVEVFNVLKNDKKENFDIFD
- a CDS encoding DUF2207 domain-containing protein, whose amino-acid sequence is MKIGKQDVLLENGIYNYQIDYKMKKAITEYGNQYEIYFNGIGQEWGVPIEKANIVIKMKNGNLYENGENSNFEVYTGKKGERNQNFEARMESGKIFISNLTRLNENEGISFIIHLDKNKFDKNILNQINNEAQRSFEKERNDFKNLALRGISLVIGFIILMALSIYVWVYYLKAKNTKYFDEELSPVEVAYLSGNDNLEKLTEVAILSLLKKKCISIKEKTMKMIFISGKDELPEEEKIILEAIRNNYQKEDKFYEKSLEMKKMLEKKYRNLKKDSKKYYFPFFLGVIILSILFFTTTFENLSIYIGFFIFFAVSYFISLDELSYFRIIPIFFIGILLFNDISKNILYILEIIYFWGLFEVFNYIFKNNSSIKKWIDELKKYIEDKIFKNSWEMDRFERRRIYDIILPYSVALHQNRRVSQCFIKEFGEEEYKNQNVNFFSNNLIINEVQKTFDAVRVKWGKIASKNKRFGSGRSFGGSSGGGFGGGGGGSW
- a CDS encoding metal-dependent transcriptional regulator, whose product is MSRSIEDYLKGIYTLKKKKEYSNKKLAEYLNISPASVSEMIKKLANDDYLTIDKKTVKLTEKGNSFALDIIRKHRVWEVFLFEKLGYKKEEVHKEAEILEHVTSNKLLQKLEKFLFYPKECPHGSPIFYDLENLDEENIIKLSEAEEDDEIVILSVEDNIELYDYLRDLDINLKEKYIVERKDPFNGPIYLKSEQNNGKIVAFNAADMIEVYKKNKDLEETDNE